A genomic region of Candidatus Krumholzibacteriota bacterium contains the following coding sequences:
- a CDS encoding SIMPL domain-containing protein (The SIMPL domain is named for its presence in mouse protein SIMPL (signalling molecule that associates with mouse pelle-like kinase). Bacterial member BP26, from Brucella, was shown to assemble into a channel-like structure, while YggE from E. coli has been associated with resistance to oxidative stress.), translating into MADTRTIVVKGSGTVSQSPDVFGISFDVRGHEMDYTDSLKSLNRKVEEVRLAVEEAGVDRKALKTTSFRIKADTVYDKKTEEYNFNGYIATHKLKLEFPRDTEKSNRLLKAIAEKVSSADFDIYFTVSDPQALKDRLVEDAVKNARRKADLMTKAAGVKLGKILRINYSWSEVHFHSRMTENLCCEAMVDIEAQPDFEPEDIEKTDNVEVVWEIVD; encoded by the coding sequence ATGGCAGATACAAGGACCATTGTCGTCAAGGGAAGCGGAACTGTCAGCCAGTCGCCGGATGTTTTCGGAATAAGTTTCGATGTCAGGGGCCATGAAATGGATTACACCGATTCGCTTAAATCGCTCAACAGGAAGGTCGAAGAGGTGCGTCTGGCCGTTGAGGAGGCGGGGGTGGACAGAAAAGCGCTTAAAACCACCTCGTTCAGGATCAAAGCCGATACGGTTTATGACAAGAAAACGGAAGAATATAATTTCAACGGATATATCGCTACTCACAAGCTGAAGCTGGAGTTTCCGAGGGATACTGAAAAGTCGAACAGACTTCTCAAGGCGATTGCCGAAAAGGTGTCGAGCGCCGATTTCGATATCTACTTCACCGTTTCCGACCCTCAGGCGCTGAAGGACAGACTTGTCGAGGATGCGGTCAAAAACGCAAGGCGAAAAGCGGATCTGATGACAAAAGCTGCCGGCGTGAAACTGGGAAAGATCCTCAGGATAAATTACAGCTGGAGCGAAGTTCATTTTCACAGTCGAATGACGGAAAATCTCTGCTGCGAGGCTATGGTCGATATCGAAGCTCAGCCTGATTTTGAGCCTGAAGATATCGAAAAGACAGACAATGTTGAGGTCGTCTGGGAGATAGTTGATTGA